The following are from one region of the Bacteroidota bacterium genome:
- a CDS encoding IS3 family transposase (programmed frameshift): MKKSRFTETQILKILRQYEAGIKVADLCREHGISQATFYNWKSKYGGIEASELKRLKELEAENRKLKQMYADVALQRDALKDLIGKKVLTPPEKRDGIDYLRKLGISVRTACLLIGLSTSGYYYRSKPRDDILIVDKLSGLADKHPDWGFWKMYRYLRENDHQWNHKRVYRIYGEMRLKHRRKHKKRLPARVKEVLLQPLAPNYSWSMDFMADSLVNGRRFRVLNIIDDFNREVLSMTIDTSIRSQRVVRELSNLVQWLGRPESIRVDNGPEFIAGYMKNWSKEYGVRLQFVQPGSPTQNAFVERFNRTYREAVLNRYLFENLSQVTALSREWMWSYNHERPHDSLGYKSPRRFLSQRSDPGKYPCFMQ, encoded by the exons ATGAAAAAGTCCAGATTTACCGAGACCCAGATCCTGAAAATCCTGCGTCAATACGAGGCTGGAATCAAAGTGGCAGATCTGTGCCGCGAACACGGCATCAGCCAGGCGACGTTCTATAACTGGAAAAGCAAGTACGGAGGTATTGAAGCCTCGGAGCTGAAGCGGCTCAAAGAGCTTGAGGCAGAGAATCGCAAGCTCAAGCAAATGTATGCTGACGTGGCCTTGCAACGCGATGCGCTCAAGGACCTCATTG GAAAAAAAGTTCTAACCCCGCCAGAGAAGCGAGACGGGATTGACTACCTGCGAAAGCTTGGAATAAGCGTACGCACAGCCTGTCTGCTCATTGGTCTGAGTACATCGGGGTACTACTACCGCAGCAAACCACGCGATGATATTCTTATCGTTGATAAGCTTTCGGGCCTGGCAGATAAGCATCCCGATTGGGGATTCTGGAAGATGTACCGTTACCTGAGAGAAAACGATCATCAGTGGAATCACAAACGTGTTTATCGCATCTACGGTGAAATGCGGCTGAAACACCGCCGTAAGCATAAGAAACGATTGCCAGCGCGTGTTAAGGAGGTTTTGCTTCAGCCTCTGGCGCCCAATTACAGTTGGTCGATGGACTTTATGGCTGACAGCCTGGTAAACGGACGCCGTTTTCGTGTGCTCAATATCATCGATGACTTCAACCGGGAAGTGCTCTCAATGACAATCGACACATCCATTCGCAGCCAGCGAGTGGTGCGAGAATTATCGAACCTGGTGCAGTGGCTAGGTAGACCAGAATCGATACGGGTAGACAACGGGCCAGAGTTTATTGCCGGGTACATGAAAAACTGGAGCAAGGAGTATGGCGTCCGGTTGCAGTTTGTTCAGCCAGGCTCACCAACGCAGAACGCCTTTGTAGAGCGTTTTAACCGAACCTACCGAGAAGCGGTTTTGAATCGCTATTTATTTGAGAATCTCTCCCAAGTAACGGCGCTCAGTCGGGAGTGGATGTGGAGCTACAACCATGAGCGGCCACATGACAGCCTGGGATACAAATCGCCACGCAGGTTTCTGAGCCAGCGATCCGACCCTGGGAAATACCCATGTTTTATGCAGTAA